One genomic segment of Thermogemmatispora onikobensis includes these proteins:
- a CDS encoding MBL fold metallo-hydrolase, with protein MSEQVTLPPVDTIDVTILVDNSVDVLLPGNEMVQRAPLAINWTEREQLIAEHGYALLLTVVRNGWRASLLYDAGLGRSTLLHNMDVLEVRPADLRAIVLSHGHADHHGGLEGVVRRLGKRGLPLLLHPDAWRYRRIVFPTGTEIHMPPPSQADLDREGVTIIEERGPSLLLDGTVLVTGQVERVTDFEKGFPLQQARTDHGWEPDIWVWDDQAIVCHLKNRGLVVLSSCSHAGVINILQHARRLTGIETVYAFVGGLHLSGAVFEPIIPRTIAELQAIGPSVIVPGHCTGWRATHELARALPAAYIQTSVGTTLHFA; from the coding sequence ATGAGCGAACAGGTGACGCTACCCCCGGTCGACACGATCGACGTCACGATTCTCGTAGATAACAGTGTCGATGTCCTGCTGCCCGGCAATGAGATGGTTCAGCGGGCCCCCCTGGCCATAAACTGGACCGAGCGCGAGCAGCTCATTGCCGAGCACGGCTATGCCCTGCTGCTCACAGTGGTGCGCAATGGGTGGCGGGCCTCTCTACTCTACGATGCCGGGCTTGGGCGCAGCACCCTCCTGCACAACATGGATGTGTTGGAGGTGCGTCCGGCTGATCTACGGGCTATCGTGCTCTCACATGGTCACGCCGACCATCACGGTGGGTTAGAGGGCGTCGTACGCCGTCTGGGGAAGCGCGGTCTGCCCTTGCTGCTCCATCCCGATGCCTGGCGCTACCGACGCATCGTCTTCCCAACCGGTACCGAAATCCATATGCCCCCACCGAGCCAGGCCGATCTCGATCGCGAAGGTGTTACCATCATCGAAGAACGAGGTCCCTCGCTGCTGCTCGATGGAACCGTGCTGGTGACCGGTCAAGTTGAGCGCGTCACCGATTTTGAAAAAGGCTTCCCCTTGCAACAAGCGCGTACTGACCACGGCTGGGAGCCCGATATCTGGGTCTGGGATGATCAGGCTATTGTCTGCCATCTCAAAAACCGCGGCCTGGTGGTCCTCTCTAGCTGCAGCCACGCCGGGGTCATCAACATTCTTCAGCATGCCCGGCGGCTTACCGGCATCGAGACCGTCTACGCCTTTGTCGGCGGTCTGCATCTCAGCGGCGCCGTCTTCGAGCCGATTATCCCGCGTACCATCGCCGAACTGCAGGCGATTGGACCCAGTGTCATTGTGCCTGGGCACTGTACCGGCTGGCGCGCGACTCACGAACTGGCTCGCGCTTTGCCCGCGGCCTATATCCAGACCAGCGTTGGCACCACGCTGCACTTTGCCTGA
- a CDS encoding zinc-ribbon domain containing protein, with protein sequence MINPGQDQILVCRECGQEFTFTVGEQEFFASRGLTNTPSRCPSCRAARKASGGRRGRGYGREERQMYTVTCASCGNEARVPFLPRDDRPVYCSDCYRPQESYGRGQGRRARW encoded by the coding sequence ATGATTAACCCTGGACAGGACCAAATCCTGGTCTGCCGCGAGTGCGGCCAGGAATTCACCTTTACCGTTGGAGAGCAAGAGTTTTTTGCCAGCCGCGGCTTGACCAATACACCCAGCCGCTGCCCCAGCTGTCGGGCGGCGCGCAAGGCAAGTGGCGGGCGCCGTGGCCGTGGCTACGGGCGTGAGGAGCGCCAGATGTATACGGTGACCTGCGCTAGCTGCGGTAACGAGGCCCGGGTGCCGTTCTTGCCCCGCGATGATCGCCCCGTCTATTGCAGCGATTGCTATCGTCCCCAGGAGTCGTACGGGCGCGGCCAGGGCCGCCGCGCGCGCTGGTAA
- the rpsU gene encoding 30S ribosomal protein S21, giving the protein MSEVRLNPDESFEVALKRFNRKVLNAGILAEVRRRKHYESRSDRRKRKAAVARRRRRRHTRTRR; this is encoded by the coding sequence ATGAGCGAAGTTCGCCTGAACCCTGACGAGTCCTTCGAGGTCGCCCTTAAGCGCTTTAATCGCAAGGTTTTGAACGCTGGTATTCTGGCCGAGGTGCGCCGCCGCAAACATTACGAGAGCCGCAGCGATCGCCGCAAGCGTAAGGCCGCCGTGGCCCGCCGCCGCCGCCGCCGCCATACACGCACACGCCGCTAG
- a CDS encoding SAVED domain-containing protein gives MGASQSIAGEILCLYASEDKRGFEELSKHLYNLNRIRDIQDTLPGKPPKQEQSKLINQAKLIIMLISPDFLFSMGEVASMALKRATSGEAELIPILYKTVDLGGTDLAELQLLPRNGEALAQREGDNRNKAWKEIAEEIRKIWEALDAGSGTEEKERTTMDAGQSEAHRSQQEQDPTRPATVFISSAGDAGKNREQLELMLRLRGLKLWHRDSEDLPFLGLREKAAERAVSELADAYLLYLTPEALKKPQLWLPEAHAALTRHESELGFPIVVILQGVSRKRVQNALAKVSLGKLTNFIADEPEPEVSQQEVVSGKLRSLARKILREAFRQRRVRAGENHEIWIGLRTFVFGEGSPRLDLSVDARRLFLEDENRDVRRVPTVAEWQDLIVPALQDIKGLLTAIGPGSGESLKVPIKAVYSLTYLFGFIFQGMRLQVRDEARQQYWDNEGPQSDSSPLTCDESIQEGDPQTAVVAISISNNIENDVKVYMQQAGNKIDYSCFIHYSMPEGVDHTRGVRDGNHALAIARQIGRDLRRLRSQGIAHIHLFSSLPAGLAVLIGQQLNASVFGPVSLYEFSAAYRYAYTLNQKE, from the coding sequence ATGGGAGCGAGTCAGTCGATTGCTGGTGAAATTCTTTGCTTGTATGCCAGTGAGGATAAGCGTGGTTTTGAGGAACTAAGCAAACACTTATATAATCTTAATAGGATAAGAGATATTCAAGATACCCTACCAGGAAAACCGCCGAAGCAGGAGCAGAGCAAGCTGATCAATCAGGCGAAGCTGATCATCATGCTTATCAGCCCTGATTTCTTGTTTTCGATGGGAGAAGTGGCCAGCATGGCCTTGAAACGAGCAACGAGTGGCGAGGCTGAACTTATTCCAATCTTATACAAGACCGTGGATCTCGGAGGCACTGACCTGGCCGAGCTGCAACTCTTGCCGCGCAATGGGGAGGCCCTCGCCCAGCGAGAGGGAGATAATCGCAATAAAGCATGGAAAGAAATAGCTGAGGAGATTCGGAAAATCTGGGAAGCCCTCGACGCAGGCTCTGGAACAGAGGAGAAAGAGAGGACGACGATGGATGCTGGCCAATCCGAGGCTCATCGATCCCAGCAGGAACAGGACCCGACCAGACCGGCCACCGTTTTCATCAGCTCTGCTGGCGATGCCGGAAAAAACCGCGAACAGCTAGAACTCATGCTGCGCCTGCGCGGCCTCAAGCTCTGGCACCGCGACAGCGAGGACCTGCCCTTTCTCGGCCTCCGTGAAAAAGCCGCAGAGCGGGCCGTGAGCGAGTTAGCCGATGCCTACCTGCTCTATCTCACACCCGAAGCCCTCAAGAAGCCGCAGCTCTGGCTACCCGAGGCACACGCTGCCCTCACGCGCCACGAAAGCGAGCTGGGGTTTCCTATAGTTGTGATCCTGCAGGGGGTCAGCCGGAAAAGAGTGCAGAACGCCCTGGCAAAGGTCAGTCTCGGGAAGCTGACGAATTTTATTGCGGACGAGCCTGAGCCGGAGGTGAGCCAGCAGGAGGTAGTGAGCGGCAAGCTGCGCTCGCTTGCGCGCAAGATCCTGCGCGAGGCCTTTCGCCAGCGTCGCGTGAGAGCTGGGGAGAACCATGAAATCTGGATTGGGCTACGCACCTTTGTTTTTGGAGAGGGCAGCCCTCGGCTCGATCTGTCGGTTGATGCCAGGAGGCTTTTCCTTGAAGACGAGAATAGGGATGTGCGACGTGTCCCTACGGTCGCTGAATGGCAGGATCTTATTGTTCCCGCTCTGCAGGATATCAAAGGACTGCTCACGGCTATTGGTCCAGGCTCTGGAGAAAGTCTAAAAGTTCCGATTAAAGCAGTCTATTCGCTGACCTACCTGTTCGGCTTCATTTTCCAGGGAATGAGGCTGCAAGTACGTGATGAAGCAAGACAGCAGTATTGGGATAACGAAGGGCCGCAGAGCGATTCTTCCCCTCTTACCTGTGATGAGAGCATTCAGGAGGGAGATCCCCAGACAGCGGTAGTGGCTATTTCCATATCGAATAATATTGAAAATGATGTAAAGGTATACATGCAACAGGCAGGGAATAAGATTGACTATAGCTGCTTCATCCATTATTCGATGCCGGAGGGAGTAGACCACACCCGAGGGGTAAGGGATGGCAATCATGCCCTGGCCATTGCCCGTCAGATTGGACGTGACCTGCGCCGCCTGCGCAGCCAAGGCATTGCCCATATCCATCTCTTCTCATCACTTCCTGCTGGGCTTGCGGTCCTGATCGGCCAGCAGCTGAATGCTAGCGTTTTCGGCCCAGTTTCCTTATACGAGTTCTCTGCAGCCTATCGCTATGCCTACACACTCAATCAAAAAGAGTAG
- a CDS encoding RAMP superfamily CRISPR-associated protein, which yields MNPYDFARIDWSRPPERRKPVWHHRLFGAGLPRLYSGRLELRLTARTPIFIAAYSLAAAGKAIKDPKKPVPFIQDGTGHYIIPGTSLKGLLRSLVETLGNGCLTLFDGNYEQEKTGERGRYKAVYKDKVRPEFLHCQDDTHLCIACRIFGSLKEHKRESIFMGKVNIGDAQADPETVALYKPMYTQPLVEPKPHHRAFYLDEQERYIAGRKFYFHHDPDREPLQASGYVYFRRAEPANRYIHPLGYDTVFYARLDFTNLERDELGALLLAIVLEKGMCHKIGYAKPLGLGSIALEPLRLELIDYARRYSFSARGQDGREQLQGEALAQFIDELVEEFKREHLQRLAMEDLRRIWRWPPDPDVEYYYPDKAGWFDLPENARKRIAETRDSA from the coding sequence ATGAACCCGTATGATTTCGCGCGCATTGACTGGAGCCGTCCCCCGGAGCGGCGTAAGCCCGTCTGGCATCACCGCCTCTTTGGCGCTGGCCTGCCACGGCTCTACAGCGGCAGGCTGGAGCTGCGCCTGACGGCACGTACTCCCATTTTTATCGCGGCCTACTCGCTGGCTGCGGCTGGCAAAGCGATCAAAGATCCCAAGAAGCCAGTACCTTTCATCCAGGATGGAACTGGCCACTACATCATTCCCGGCACCTCGCTCAAGGGCCTGCTGCGCAGCCTGGTCGAAACCCTGGGCAACGGCTGCCTGACGCTCTTCGATGGCAACTATGAGCAGGAGAAAACAGGCGAGCGGGGTCGCTATAAGGCGGTGTATAAGGATAAAGTCAGGCCTGAATTCTTGCACTGCCAGGACGATACCCATCTCTGCATCGCCTGCCGGATCTTTGGCTCGCTCAAAGAGCACAAGCGGGAAAGCATCTTCATGGGCAAAGTGAATATCGGCGATGCTCAGGCCGACCCGGAAACGGTGGCTCTCTACAAGCCAATGTATACCCAGCCCCTGGTTGAGCCAAAGCCGCATCATCGTGCCTTCTACCTCGATGAGCAAGAGCGCTACATCGCCGGGCGCAAGTTCTACTTCCACCATGATCCTGACAGGGAACCTTTGCAGGCGAGCGGCTATGTCTACTTCAGACGCGCAGAACCGGCCAACCGCTACATTCACCCGCTGGGCTACGACACCGTCTTTTACGCTCGCCTCGACTTTACCAATCTGGAGCGCGACGAGCTGGGCGCGCTGCTGCTGGCCATCGTCCTTGAAAAGGGCATGTGTCACAAGATCGGCTACGCCAAGCCGCTGGGCCTTGGCTCGATTGCTCTGGAGCCGCTGCGTCTGGAGTTGATCGACTATGCACGGCGCTACAGTTTCAGTGCGCGTGGTCAGGACGGCAGAGAGCAACTGCAGGGCGAGGCCCTGGCGCAGTTTATCGACGAGCTGGTAGAAGAGTTCAAACGCGAGCACTTGCAGCGGCTGGCAATGGAGGATCTGCGCCGTATCTGGCGCTGGCCGCCTGATCCCGACGTCGAATACTACTATCCTGACAAAGCCGGGTGGTTCGACCTGCCCGAGAACGCCCGCAAGCGCATTGCTGAGACGCGCGATTCTGCCTAG
- the csx19 gene encoding type III-D CRISPR-associated protein Csx19 yields the protein MSKTASPACDAQSGEVVSSASVAHAALEQLVKPFPANAFFLGEHLPGRVVDDNRQMRRLLVRFARLSEVLQVERDPLPWAAYTWGRVFCEEGELRWDGSEGELRVVYLGQAHLLAEHLQASSRPVEGLKRRSTQYYLFGERPRRVRPQEVGVAPEEEPRLFLTTRIPRPLFYPAELLPTAKRVTLKVYSYYDPADGATAYFRFAGLEAEPLPTETRGGRS from the coding sequence ATGAGCAAAACAGCATCTCCTGCATGTGACGCGCAGTCTGGTGAGGTTGTCTCCAGCGCATCCGTGGCGCACGCTGCTCTCGAACAGCTTGTCAAGCCCTTTCCTGCAAACGCCTTCTTTCTCGGCGAGCATCTACCCGGCAGGGTTGTGGATGATAATCGACAAATGCGGCGTCTGCTGGTGCGCTTCGCCCGGCTGAGCGAGGTGCTGCAAGTGGAGAGGGACCCGCTTCCGTGGGCTGCCTATACCTGGGGACGGGTCTTCTGCGAAGAGGGAGAATTGCGCTGGGATGGCAGCGAGGGGGAGCTGCGCGTGGTCTACCTGGGACAGGCGCACTTGCTGGCCGAACATCTGCAGGCAAGCTCGCGCCCGGTGGAAGGTCTCAAGCGTCGCTCGACGCAATACTATCTTTTCGGGGAGCGTCCCCGTCGCGTGCGGCCGCAAGAGGTAGGGGTAGCACCTGAAGAGGAGCCGCGCCTCTTTCTCACCACGCGCATTCCGCGGCCCTTGTTCTATCCTGCCGAGCTGCTCCCGACGGCAAAACGGGTAACGCTGAAAGTCTACTCCTACTACGACCCTGCAGATGGGGCGACGGCCTACTTTCGCTTTGCCGGTCTAGAAGCAGAGCCATTGCCCACAGAGACCAGGGGAGGTCGCTCATGA
- the csx7 gene encoding type III CRISPR-associated RAMP protein Csx7, whose protein sequence is MLKQLLNEARLRLRITTTGPLLVKSGLPTVSGPDMTPVLTFRNGRQEPFLPGSSLKGVFRSHVEKIVASLRPRVVCYPFAGSEDQEADLEERRRTYRDSCGGRFTSEAKDNDQRRHYLEAHTDEVYACSCPVCRLFGSTWFIGRLAIGDAYLVSAPVRELRDGVGIDRLTGGAAHRAKFELEVISAGVTFECAIHLRNFEIWQLGMLFVVLQDLEDGLIRLGSGRSRGLGWIKGAISEEEQEGWPGGFVTATIRGSDAREPVSELWGLGRWLNERPAVRETGLGRYGTWYDDLVKLPAGIERRLRGIRHLRVFTNEALAQLREEAIGHFIRRIQEWPDESAVLAALAAGGRV, encoded by the coding sequence ATGCTTAAACAACTCCTCAATGAGGCTCGCTTGCGCCTGCGCATCACCACCACCGGTCCACTGCTCGTCAAATCTGGCCTGCCTACGGTCAGTGGGCCGGACATGACGCCAGTGCTGACCTTTCGCAACGGGCGTCAGGAGCCGTTTCTGCCCGGCAGTTCGCTCAAAGGGGTCTTCCGCAGCCACGTCGAGAAGATTGTCGCCAGCCTGAGACCGCGTGTGGTTTGCTATCCCTTCGCCGGCAGCGAGGATCAGGAGGCCGATCTTGAGGAGCGCCGCCGCACCTATCGCGACTCCTGTGGCGGGCGCTTCACTAGCGAGGCCAAGGACAATGATCAGCGTCGCCACTATCTCGAAGCCCATACTGATGAGGTCTATGCATGTTCCTGCCCGGTTTGTCGCCTCTTCGGTTCAACCTGGTTTATCGGGCGCCTGGCCATCGGCGATGCCTATCTCGTTTCGGCCCCTGTCCGCGAGCTGCGCGACGGTGTGGGTATCGATCGCCTGACCGGCGGCGCCGCCCACAGGGCCAAATTTGAGCTGGAGGTCATCAGCGCAGGGGTCACCTTTGAATGCGCGATTCACCTGCGGAACTTCGAGATCTGGCAGCTTGGTATGCTCTTCGTGGTTCTGCAAGACCTGGAGGATGGGCTGATTCGCCTTGGCTCAGGTCGCTCACGTGGCCTGGGTTGGATCAAAGGAGCGATCAGCGAGGAGGAGCAAGAGGGCTGGCCCGGCGGCTTTGTCACGGCCACCATCCGCGGCAGCGACGCGCGCGAGCCGGTCAGCGAGCTGTGGGGACTGGGGCGCTGGCTGAATGAGAGGCCTGCTGTCAGGGAGACGGGCTTAGGTCGCTACGGGACCTGGTATGACGATCTGGTCAAGCTGCCTGCTGGCATTGAGCGACGCCTGCGCGGCATTCGCCACCTGCGTGTCTTCACCAATGAGGCCCTGGCGCAACTCCGCGAGGAGGCCATTGGGCACTTTATTCGCCGCATCCAGGAATGGCCAGATGAGTCAGCAGTGCTGGCTGCCCTGGCAGCAGGAGGACGCGTATGA
- the csx7 gene encoding type III CRISPR-associated RAMP protein Csx7 encodes MAVDHDLYRKDLMRRLRLRNRYLFKGRLVMETALHIGGGKLTLSSSKSPIVLTPENIPFIPGSSFKGALRSTVEKLVAALAELPRPRLRTCGLIEREQEELEQIQHEEGSLDNICPTARQRTIAEERRQRGELDLLPILEQLCHTCQLFGSPFSASRVNVSDLYIPEEEWNGIIQLRDGVAIERDSERAKERLKYDYEVVPASTAFDLEITLENATREDLWLLSLGLSEFVNGFGSIGGKRSRGLGACRLRDLRVYILELEGEEDSDGKNGRLSPEERARRLQRYLLGRSPEEKFNRVEDGEDFLAKQIERLFSANQPER; translated from the coding sequence ATGGCAGTCGATCACGATCTCTATCGAAAGGATCTCATGCGCCGGCTGCGCCTGCGCAACCGCTATCTCTTCAAAGGGCGGCTTGTCATGGAGACGGCGCTGCACATCGGCGGCGGCAAGCTCACCCTGAGCAGCAGCAAAAGCCCGATTGTCCTGACGCCCGAGAACATTCCTTTCATTCCGGGTTCGAGCTTTAAAGGGGCCTTGCGCAGCACGGTTGAAAAACTGGTGGCTGCCCTGGCTGAGCTGCCGCGGCCGCGCCTGCGCACCTGCGGCCTCATCGAGCGGGAGCAGGAGGAGCTAGAACAAATCCAGCATGAGGAAGGAAGTCTTGATAACATCTGTCCGACTGCGCGCCAGCGCACCATAGCTGAGGAGAGGCGTCAGCGGGGCGAGCTGGATCTGCTCCCTATTCTAGAGCAGCTTTGTCACACCTGTCAGCTCTTCGGCTCGCCGTTCTCGGCCTCGCGGGTTAACGTCAGCGACCTCTACATTCCCGAGGAGGAATGGAACGGTATCATTCAGCTGCGCGACGGTGTGGCCATCGAGCGCGACAGCGAGCGTGCCAAGGAACGCCTCAAGTACGACTACGAGGTCGTGCCGGCCAGCACTGCCTTTGACCTGGAGATCACTCTAGAGAACGCCACCAGAGAGGACCTCTGGCTGCTCAGCCTGGGACTCAGCGAGTTCGTCAACGGCTTCGGATCGATCGGCGGCAAGCGTTCGCGCGGCCTGGGGGCCTGCCGCCTGCGCGACCTGCGCGTCTACATCCTGGAGCTGGAAGGCGAAGAGGACTCCGACGGTAAGAACGGGAGGCTAAGCCCCGAGGAGCGCGCCCGGCGTTTGCAGCGTTATCTGCTTGGGCGCAGTCCCGAAGAGAAATTTAACCGCGTCGAAGACGGTGAGGACTTCCTGGCGAAGCAGATTGAGCGGCTGTTTAGCGCCAACCAGCCAGAGAGATAG